A section of the Ruania halotolerans genome encodes:
- a CDS encoding TetR/AcrR family transcriptional regulator, which translates to MSPTPRERARVQTEQDILRIARNHLATQGPAGLSLRAVARDLGVVSSAVYRYVRSRDELLTLLVVEGYNELGDAVDEAMDAVGGMSDREQFFALGRAVRAWARREPAMYALLYGTPVPGYEAPGERTVAPGTRVVLALARIVEEAWANDRLTLTHAAAPLPIADLERIRRDLGYQGPPEVVARTIFAWAALFGCVNFEIFDHYGADTFTDIETLFDHHLAQLAHTLGLTP; encoded by the coding sequence ATGAGCCCTACCCCTCGCGAGCGCGCCCGAGTTCAGACCGAGCAGGACATCCTGCGAATCGCCCGCAACCACCTGGCCACCCAAGGCCCCGCGGGCCTTTCCCTGCGCGCTGTGGCCCGCGACCTCGGCGTGGTCTCCTCGGCCGTCTACCGATACGTACGCAGTCGGGATGAACTCCTCACCCTGCTCGTGGTGGAGGGATACAACGAACTCGGCGACGCTGTCGACGAGGCGATGGACGCCGTCGGGGGTATGAGCGACCGCGAGCAGTTCTTCGCACTGGGGCGGGCCGTACGCGCCTGGGCACGGCGCGAACCTGCCATGTACGCCCTGCTCTACGGAACTCCGGTACCCGGTTACGAAGCTCCCGGTGAACGCACCGTTGCGCCGGGCACTCGCGTCGTCCTGGCGCTCGCCCGCATCGTTGAGGAGGCCTGGGCAAACGACCGCCTCACGCTCACCCACGCAGCCGCACCGCTTCCCATCGCAGACCTCGAACGCATCCGGCGCGACCTCGGCTACCAGGGCCCGCCGGAGGTCGTCGCCCGCACCATCTTCGCCTGGGCCGCGCTGTTCGGGTGCGTCAACTTCGAGATCTTCGATCACTACGGCGCCGACACGTTCACCGACATCGAGACCCTCTTCGATCACCACCTCGCGCAGCTGGCGCACACTCTGGGGCTGACCCCGTGA
- a CDS encoding TrmH family RNA methyltransferase: MPVVPLSASDIDGDLLADYTRLTDVALRRRLEPERGLFMAESSTVIRRAVAAGYRPRSFLMAPRWLPDLEDLLRAVGAGEHGEVPVYLAEEEVLQAITGFHLHRGALAAMHRTELAPVADVVAGARRVAILEDVVDHTNVGAAFRSAAGLGVDAVLVTPRCADPLYRRSVRVSMGTVFQVPWTRIDPWPGGVGELRSLGFTVAALALAEEAISLDVLAADPPERLAIVLGTEGDGLTRGALSAVDEVVTIPMAGGVDSLNVAAAAAVAFWATRAAAASGTR; the protein is encoded by the coding sequence GTGCCCGTGGTCCCGCTCTCTGCCTCCGACATCGACGGTGACCTGCTCGCCGACTACACCCGCCTCACCGACGTGGCCCTGCGCCGTCGGCTCGAGCCGGAGCGCGGCCTGTTCATGGCCGAGTCCTCCACGGTGATCCGCCGGGCTGTTGCGGCAGGCTATCGGCCCCGGTCCTTCCTGATGGCGCCGCGCTGGTTGCCGGACCTGGAGGATCTGCTGCGCGCGGTGGGCGCTGGGGAACACGGCGAGGTACCCGTCTACCTAGCCGAGGAGGAGGTACTGCAGGCCATTACCGGCTTTCACCTCCATCGCGGGGCGCTTGCCGCGATGCATCGAACTGAGCTGGCGCCGGTGGCCGACGTCGTGGCCGGCGCTCGCCGGGTGGCGATTCTCGAAGACGTCGTGGACCACACCAACGTCGGTGCCGCATTTCGCAGTGCGGCCGGGCTCGGCGTGGATGCCGTGCTGGTGACCCCGCGCTGCGCGGACCCGCTGTACCGGCGCAGCGTGCGCGTCTCCATGGGCACCGTGTTCCAAGTGCCGTGGACCAGAATCGATCCGTGGCCTGGTGGTGTCGGTGAGTTGCGCAGCTTGGGTTTCACCGTCGCAGCGCTCGCACTCGCCGAGGAGGCGATCTCCCTGGACGTGCTCGCAGCCGATCCACCGGAACGATTGGCCATCGTGCTCGGCACCGAGGGAGACGGCCTGACCCGCGGTGCCCTCAGTGCTGTGGATGAGGTGGTGACGATTCCGATGGCCGGCGGGGTGGACTCACTCAATGTGGCCGCCGCGGCGGCGGTGGCGTTCTGGGCGACCAGGGCGGCTGCTGCGTCCGGGACCAGATAG
- a CDS encoding glycosyltransferase family 4 protein: protein MLATSSCGLIQISDSICHDAQVRIAVVAESFLPQANGVTVTLLRLLEYLAANGDEVIVLAPAARRGQDSVSIYAGASVRRFRAVPLPGYSEMRLSTPRVRTLEDHLRWFDPDVVHLAAPFMLGWQAIGAAHALGLPSVAVYQTEVPSYAKRYKVRQIEPLLWRRIEDIHKSATLSLAPSSYACQQLIDRGVHRVAVWPHGVDRDRFSSVHRDDVLRASLLAEGEVLVGYVGRLAREKQVEDLAVLQQVPGVRLVVVGDGPRDAWLRRALPGAVFTGRLDGAELPRLMASLDVFVHTGEMDTFAQTIQEAQACGVPVVAPSRGGPIDLVQHGVNGFLYQPGQLAAMAQHVASLVADPVRRAEMGMAARESTAARTWDAVNEQVSVHYRNAITFAARDRAAGHRPARRWLLTR, encoded by the coding sequence ATGCTCGCAACATCCTCCTGCGGGTTGATCCAGATCAGCGACTCGATCTGTCACGATGCACAGGTGCGCATCGCCGTAGTTGCCGAGTCCTTTCTTCCGCAAGCCAATGGGGTCACCGTGACCCTGTTACGGCTGTTGGAGTACCTGGCAGCCAACGGTGACGAGGTGATCGTCCTGGCTCCGGCGGCTCGCCGTGGTCAGGATTCAGTCAGCATCTACGCAGGTGCGAGCGTGCGGCGGTTCCGCGCCGTTCCGCTTCCCGGGTACAGCGAGATGCGGTTGTCCACGCCCCGGGTGCGGACCCTGGAGGATCACCTGCGGTGGTTCGATCCCGATGTGGTGCACTTGGCCGCCCCGTTCATGCTCGGTTGGCAGGCCATCGGAGCCGCGCACGCCCTGGGCCTGCCCTCGGTCGCGGTCTACCAGACCGAGGTGCCCAGTTACGCCAAGCGATACAAGGTGCGCCAGATCGAACCGTTGCTGTGGCGCCGGATCGAGGACATTCACAAGAGCGCTACCCTTTCGCTGGCTCCCTCCAGTTATGCGTGCCAGCAGCTGATCGACCGTGGCGTCCATCGGGTGGCGGTATGGCCGCATGGCGTGGACCGGGATCGGTTCTCATCCGTGCACCGCGACGACGTGCTGCGGGCATCCCTGCTCGCCGAGGGCGAGGTGCTCGTCGGGTATGTGGGTCGGCTCGCGCGGGAGAAGCAGGTGGAGGACCTCGCCGTACTGCAGCAGGTGCCAGGGGTACGGCTGGTGGTGGTCGGTGACGGTCCCCGGGACGCGTGGCTTCGCCGCGCCCTCCCTGGCGCAGTGTTCACCGGCCGATTGGACGGCGCCGAACTCCCCAGGCTGATGGCCTCCTTGGACGTGTTCGTGCACACCGGTGAGATGGACACGTTCGCCCAGACGATTCAGGAGGCTCAGGCGTGCGGTGTGCCGGTGGTGGCTCCCTCTCGCGGTGGGCCCATCGACCTCGTCCAGCACGGCGTGAACGGTTTTCTCTACCAGCCCGGCCAGCTCGCCGCCATGGCGCAGCACGTGGCCTCGCTCGTGGCCGATCCGGTGCGCCGCGCGGAGATGGGTATGGCCGCTCGGGAGTCGACGGCCGCACGTACCTGGGACGCCGTCAACGAGCAGGTGAGCGTGCACTACCGGAACGCGATCACGTTCGCCGCGCGAGATCGTGCGGCCGGCCACCGTCCGGCGCGGCGCTGGTTGCTCACCCGCTGA
- a CDS encoding ABC transporter ATP-binding protein, which yields MSDPRDRASENDANEDPPSSSDVTAGERADDSELKAQVKVEERPRPAGGPAGGLAMPTEKPKDLLGAARRIVGELRTDRIWVLVAVLLGVVATALTVIGPKLLGNATNVIFDGLVGRTLDAGRTREEAIEQLRASGQDTRADMVAGMPNVVPGEGVNFDRLAAGLAVVLLVYLGAFVFAWLQGRITTTVVQQVVYRLREQVETALNRLPLRYFDRQARGEVLSRVTNDIDNIAQSLQQTLSQLITSVLTVIGVLAMMFWISWQLALVALVTIPLSAVVVGQIAKRSQPEFVEQWKRTGTVNSHVEEMYTGHDLVRVFGHEKAALTTFRDENDRLYRASFRAQFITGTIQPVMGWVANVGYVAIAVLGALRVASGTLSLGDVQAFVQYSRQFSQPITQIASLMNLMQSGAASAERVFDLLDAEQEDPDPREPATLGRVSGRVAFEGVDFSYVPQAPLIEDLSFVAEPGQTIAIVGPTGAGKTTLVNLIMRFYEVQGGRITIDGVDTRHLTRAELRSNIGMVLQDTWLVGGTIAENIRYGTHRAVTDAELRAAAEATGVDPFVRTLPQGYDTRLDEEGTNGTAVSAGEKQLLTIARAFLADPAILILDEATSSVDTRTEVLVQEAMNALRRGRTSFVIAHRLSTIRDADVILVMEEGAIVEQGSHADLLAAEGAYARLYRAQFAAASVEVE from the coding sequence ATGAGTGATCCGAGGGACAGGGCGAGCGAAAACGACGCGAACGAGGACCCCCCGAGCTCCAGCGACGTCACTGCGGGGGAGCGTGCAGACGACTCCGAGCTGAAGGCACAGGTGAAGGTCGAGGAACGGCCCCGCCCTGCCGGTGGGCCGGCCGGCGGACTCGCGATGCCCACGGAGAAGCCGAAGGACCTGCTCGGTGCCGCACGACGGATCGTGGGCGAGTTGCGCACCGACCGGATCTGGGTGCTCGTTGCCGTACTCCTCGGCGTGGTGGCGACCGCGCTGACGGTGATCGGCCCGAAGCTGCTCGGCAACGCCACGAACGTGATCTTCGATGGGCTGGTGGGCCGCACACTCGATGCTGGTAGGACCAGGGAAGAGGCCATCGAGCAGCTGCGCGCGTCCGGTCAGGACACCCGCGCCGACATGGTCGCAGGGATGCCGAACGTGGTGCCTGGCGAGGGTGTCAACTTCGACCGGCTCGCGGCGGGTCTGGCAGTCGTCCTCCTGGTCTACCTGGGAGCGTTCGTGTTCGCCTGGTTGCAGGGTCGGATCACCACCACTGTGGTGCAGCAGGTGGTGTATCGGCTGCGCGAGCAGGTGGAGACCGCGCTGAACCGCCTCCCGCTGCGGTACTTCGACCGGCAGGCTCGCGGCGAGGTGCTTTCCCGCGTGACCAATGACATCGACAACATCGCACAGAGCCTCCAGCAGACGCTGTCTCAACTGATCACCTCAGTGCTGACCGTGATCGGCGTGCTCGCGATGATGTTCTGGATCTCCTGGCAGCTCGCTCTGGTGGCCCTGGTGACCATCCCGCTCTCCGCCGTCGTGGTGGGACAGATCGCGAAGCGATCGCAGCCGGAGTTCGTGGAGCAGTGGAAGCGCACCGGAACGGTGAACTCTCACGTGGAGGAGATGTACACCGGACACGATCTGGTGCGCGTGTTCGGACACGAGAAGGCGGCGCTCACCACCTTCCGGGACGAGAACGACCGGCTCTACCGGGCATCGTTCCGCGCGCAGTTCATCACCGGCACGATCCAGCCCGTGATGGGGTGGGTGGCGAACGTGGGGTATGTGGCGATCGCCGTGCTGGGTGCGCTGCGCGTGGCATCGGGCACCCTATCCCTCGGCGATGTCCAGGCGTTCGTGCAGTATTCCCGGCAGTTCTCTCAGCCGATCACCCAGATCGCCTCCCTGATGAACCTCATGCAGTCCGGTGCAGCCTCGGCGGAGCGCGTGTTCGACCTGTTGGATGCGGAGCAGGAGGACCCCGATCCGAGGGAGCCGGCCACCCTCGGGCGCGTCTCCGGGCGAGTTGCGTTCGAGGGCGTGGACTTCTCGTACGTGCCGCAGGCGCCGCTCATCGAGGACCTCTCGTTCGTCGCGGAGCCGGGGCAGACGATTGCGATCGTGGGGCCAACCGGGGCCGGGAAAACGACACTGGTGAACCTCATCATGCGGTTCTACGAGGTGCAGGGCGGTCGAATCACGATCGATGGCGTGGACACCCGCCACCTGACTCGCGCAGAACTGCGCTCGAATATCGGGATGGTGTTGCAGGACACCTGGCTGGTGGGCGGCACCATCGCCGAGAACATCCGGTACGGCACCCATCGCGCCGTCACCGATGCCGAACTTCGCGCCGCAGCCGAGGCGACCGGGGTGGACCCGTTCGTGCGCACCTTGCCGCAGGGCTATGACACGCGGCTGGACGAGGAAGGCACAAACGGAACCGCCGTCAGTGCCGGGGAGAAGCAGCTGCTGACAATCGCCCGCGCGTTCCTGGCTGACCCGGCCATCCTCATCCTGGACGAGGCGACCAGTTCCGTGGACACCCGCACCGAGGTGCTCGTGCAGGAGGCGATGAACGCCCTGCGCCGAGGCCGGACCAGCTTCGTCATCGCACACCGGCTCTCCACGATCCGGGACGCGGACGTGATCCTGGTGATGGAGGAAGGCGCTATCGTCGAACAGGGCAGCCACGCCGACCTGCTCGCCGCCGAGGGTGCCTATGCCCGGCTCTACCGGGCACAGTTCGCCGCAGCATCCGTTGAGGTGGAGTAG
- a CDS encoding ABC transporter ATP-binding protein, translating to MLGLLRASLTPYRGSIALVCVLQLLQTLAALYLPTLNARIIDEGVVTGDTALITRVGLLMLGVSAVQVIASVIAVYFGARVAMSLGRDLRERLFSRVLQFSAQEMSSFGAPSLITRSTNDVQQVQMFVFMALTAIIMAPIMLVGGVFMAVRQDAGLSLLLVAVVPVLGGTMALVAARMVPYFRSMQKRIDTVNGILREQLTGIRVVRAFVKEVDEALRFGAANGDLRDVAVKVGRVLALAMPLVMLIVNIASVGVIWFGGRRVDAGLAEIGSVVAFLSYLMFILFAVMIATMMFMFAPRAAVSSERIGDVLESEPTLRPPADPQKPDHVRGLVEMENVCFHYPGAEKNVLHEISVTVRPGTTTAIIGSTGSGKTTLINLVPRLFDVTSGSIRIDGVDVRDLDPTVLATVIGLVPQKPYLFSGTVASNLRYGRADATDDELWDALRVAQAANFVRSMDGGLEAAVAQGGTNVSGGQRQRLAIARALVRQPAVYLFDDSFSALDYATDAALRAALFPRTREASVLVVAQRVSTIRGADEILVLEHGRLVGRGTHAELLAENETYQEIVASQLTAEEASRKGDTA from the coding sequence GTGCTCGGACTACTTCGTGCGTCGCTGACTCCGTACCGCGGCTCCATCGCGCTGGTCTGTGTGCTGCAGCTGCTGCAGACACTTGCCGCCCTTTATCTCCCCACCCTGAATGCACGCATCATCGATGAGGGCGTGGTCACCGGGGACACTGCACTGATCACCCGGGTCGGCCTGCTGATGCTCGGGGTGAGCGCCGTCCAGGTCATCGCGAGTGTGATTGCGGTCTACTTCGGTGCCCGGGTGGCGATGTCCCTGGGGCGCGACCTCCGTGAGCGCCTTTTCAGCCGGGTACTGCAGTTCTCCGCGCAGGAGATGTCGAGCTTCGGCGCACCATCGCTGATCACCCGCTCCACGAACGACGTGCAGCAGGTGCAGATGTTCGTGTTCATGGCGCTGACCGCGATCATCATGGCCCCGATCATGCTGGTGGGCGGGGTGTTCATGGCCGTCCGGCAGGACGCGGGGCTCTCGTTGCTTCTCGTGGCCGTGGTACCCGTGCTCGGTGGCACCATGGCGCTCGTTGCCGCCCGGATGGTGCCCTATTTCCGCTCGATGCAGAAGCGCATCGACACCGTGAACGGCATCCTCCGGGAGCAGCTCACCGGGATCCGGGTGGTGCGGGCGTTCGTGAAGGAAGTGGACGAGGCACTGCGGTTCGGCGCGGCCAACGGTGACTTGCGCGACGTTGCGGTGAAGGTGGGGCGCGTACTCGCGCTCGCGATGCCGCTGGTCATGCTCATCGTGAACATCGCCTCAGTGGGGGTGATCTGGTTCGGCGGGCGGCGTGTCGATGCGGGACTGGCGGAGATCGGTTCGGTCGTCGCGTTCCTCTCGTACCTGATGTTCATCCTGTTTGCGGTGATGATCGCAACGATGATGTTCATGTTCGCTCCGCGCGCCGCGGTCTCCTCGGAGCGGATCGGTGATGTGCTCGAGTCCGAGCCGACGCTGCGCCCGCCCGCTGACCCGCAGAAGCCGGATCACGTGCGCGGACTGGTCGAGATGGAGAACGTCTGCTTCCACTATCCAGGCGCCGAGAAGAACGTGCTGCACGAGATCAGCGTGACCGTTCGCCCGGGAACCACCACGGCGATCATCGGTTCCACGGGATCTGGCAAGACCACATTGATCAACCTGGTGCCCCGTCTCTTTGACGTCACGTCCGGATCGATCCGGATCGACGGTGTGGACGTACGCGATCTTGATCCGACGGTCCTGGCCACCGTGATCGGCCTGGTGCCGCAGAAGCCGTACCTGTTCAGTGGGACCGTCGCCTCCAACCTGCGGTACGGGCGAGCGGATGCCACCGACGACGAACTGTGGGACGCATTGCGGGTGGCACAGGCCGCCAATTTCGTGCGTTCCATGGACGGGGGACTGGAGGCCGCGGTCGCACAGGGCGGCACGAACGTCTCCGGTGGCCAACGTCAACGACTCGCCATCGCGCGCGCCCTGGTCCGCCAGCCGGCCGTGTACCTGTTCGACGACTCCTTCTCGGCCCTCGACTACGCCACGGACGCGGCCCTACGCGCCGCACTGTTCCCGCGTACCCGGGAGGCGAGCGTGCTCGTGGTGGCGCAGCGTGTCTCCACGATCCGCGGCGCTGACGAGATCCTGGTGCTCGAACACGGTCGGCTGGTCGGGCGCGGTACGCACGCCGAGTTGCTCGCCGAGAACGAGACGTACCAGGAGATCGTGGCGTCCCAGCTCACCGCGGAGGAAGCCTCACGCAAGGGAGACACAGCATGA
- a CDS encoding SPFH domain-containing protein, with protein MGDAGAIVGLIIIALVALFVIVAISRAIRIVPQAGALIIERLGRYQSTMYAGLHFLIPFVDRIRAGVDLRERVVPFRPQPVITSDNLVVSIDTVVYYQVTDPKAATYEIADYIQAIEQLTVTTLRNIIGSMDLEQTLTSRDQINGQLRGVLDEATGRWGIRVNRVELKAIDPPPSVQGAMEQQMRAERDRRAAILTAEGVKQSAILTAEGEKQSAILTAEGQAQAAILKAQGESRAILQVFDAIHRGDADPKLLAYQYLQMLPEIANGTSSKLWVIPTELTAALGSISSAFGDGSGPSGGGVSGGGGSPSGGSEAQSRREKREKDLEHIEGLDVELPETSLQDPAEALREARGQASEATAEATQAGETTGRPFDPASAAGQRPPADGEEPPAPQEPWQPHQ; from the coding sequence GTGGGTGACGCAGGAGCCATTGTTGGCTTGATCATCATCGCCCTCGTGGCGCTGTTCGTGATCGTCGCGATCTCGCGTGCAATCCGGATCGTGCCACAGGCCGGTGCGCTGATCATCGAGCGGCTTGGCCGCTATCAGTCCACCATGTACGCCGGCTTGCACTTCCTGATCCCCTTCGTGGATCGGATCCGGGCCGGAGTCGACCTGCGTGAGCGTGTCGTGCCGTTCCGCCCACAGCCGGTGATCACCTCCGACAACCTCGTGGTGAGCATCGACACCGTCGTGTACTACCAGGTGACGGACCCGAAAGCAGCCACCTACGAGATCGCGGACTATATCCAGGCGATCGAGCAACTGACGGTCACCACGCTGCGGAACATCATCGGTTCGATGGACCTGGAGCAGACGCTCACCAGCCGCGACCAGATCAACGGTCAGCTGCGCGGCGTGCTGGACGAGGCCACCGGTCGGTGGGGCATCCGCGTGAACCGGGTGGAGCTGAAGGCGATCGACCCGCCGCCCAGCGTGCAGGGTGCGATGGAGCAGCAGATGCGCGCCGAGCGGGACCGCCGTGCGGCGATTCTCACCGCCGAAGGTGTCAAGCAGTCCGCGATTCTCACCGCTGAGGGTGAGAAGCAGTCCGCGATTCTCACCGCCGAGGGTCAGGCACAGGCCGCAATCCTCAAGGCGCAGGGTGAGTCGCGCGCGATTCTGCAGGTGTTCGACGCCATCCACCGCGGAGACGCCGACCCGAAGCTACTCGCCTACCAGTACCTGCAGATGCTCCCGGAGATCGCCAACGGCACGTCCTCCAAGCTCTGGGTCATTCCCACCGAGCTCACCGCTGCACTGGGGTCGATCTCCTCGGCCTTCGGTGACGGCAGTGGCCCCAGTGGAGGTGGCGTCAGCGGCGGCGGCGGCAGCCCGTCCGGCGGGAGCGAGGCTCAGAGCCGCCGGGAGAAGCGCGAGAAGGACCTCGAGCACATCGAGGGTCTTGATGTGGAATTGCCCGAGACCTCGCTGCAGGACCCGGCGGAGGCGCTCCGCGAGGCCCGTGGCCAGGCGAGCGAGGCCACGGCCGAAGCGACGCAAGCCGGGGAGACCACGGGGCGCCCGTTCGACCCGGCCAGCGCCGCCGGACAGCGTCCGCCGGCCGACGGTGAGGAGCCGCCCGCTCCGCAGGAGCCCTGGCAGCCGCACCAGTGA
- a CDS encoding NfeD family protein produces MDLGWLWWLGAALVLGVVEMLTVDLLFLMLAGGAVAAALAGLLGAPLWLEILLAAVVSVLLLFGVRPWALAKLKSTTPEAKTGVDAQIGRTATVVADVSDRAGRVKLAGEVWTARIERSGVVLPAGTDVIVVRIEGATAYVAQPEMPADPSQPYGPVTQGY; encoded by the coding sequence ATGGATCTGGGCTGGTTGTGGTGGCTCGGTGCCGCATTGGTGCTCGGCGTCGTGGAGATGCTCACCGTGGACCTGTTGTTCCTCATGCTCGCCGGCGGTGCCGTCGCCGCAGCTCTTGCCGGCCTCCTTGGCGCCCCGCTGTGGCTTGAGATTCTCCTTGCGGCCGTGGTCTCCGTGCTCCTGTTGTTCGGGGTACGACCCTGGGCACTTGCAAAGTTGAAGTCGACCACACCAGAGGCGAAGACTGGCGTGGACGCTCAGATTGGACGTACTGCGACAGTGGTCGCGGATGTGAGCGACAGGGCAGGGCGGGTCAAGCTGGCCGGCGAGGTCTGGACCGCTCGGATCGAGCGGTCCGGGGTCGTGCTCCCCGCAGGGACCGATGTCATCGTGGTGCGGATCGAAGGGGCGACGGCGTACGTGGCCCAGCCCGAGATGCCGGCCGATCCGAGTCAGCCGTACGGCCCCGTGACGCAGGGGTACTGA
- a CDS encoding ABC transporter ATP-binding protein — protein sequence MGDVLQFDDVTVRRGQKLILDSMSWSVEEGERWVVLGPNGAGKTTIVQLAAARMHPSGGRVTVLGDQLGRIDVFELRPRVGLASAALADRIPGSERVLDVVLTASYGVTGRWRESYETLDEGRARDLLSVFGMSSFEDRTFGTLSEGERKRVQIARAMMTDPELLILDEPGAGLDLGGREELVAALGELAADVDSPVLILVTHHVEEIPPGFTDALLLREGKTVAAGQLEAVMTPQNLSATFGLDLVVERHGARWSARALASASGANHAAHRTRW from the coding sequence ATGGGTGACGTGCTCCAGTTCGATGACGTGACCGTCCGGCGTGGCCAGAAGCTGATCCTCGATTCGATGTCGTGGTCAGTGGAGGAGGGGGAGCGCTGGGTGGTGCTCGGCCCGAACGGCGCGGGCAAGACCACCATCGTGCAACTGGCGGCGGCGCGGATGCACCCAAGCGGGGGCCGGGTGACCGTTCTCGGCGACCAGCTGGGACGCATCGACGTTTTCGAGCTTCGACCACGTGTGGGGTTGGCCAGCGCCGCGCTTGCCGATCGGATTCCGGGCAGTGAGCGGGTCCTCGACGTCGTGCTCACCGCGTCCTACGGGGTCACCGGCCGATGGCGGGAATCCTACGAGACCCTCGACGAGGGTCGAGCGCGAGACCTCCTCAGCGTGTTCGGAATGTCCTCCTTCGAGGACCGGACCTTCGGCACTCTTTCCGAGGGTGAGCGCAAACGGGTCCAGATCGCCCGCGCCATGATGACTGACCCGGAGCTGCTGATTCTGGATGAACCAGGGGCGGGCCTCGACCTGGGAGGCCGGGAAGAGCTGGTCGCGGCGCTTGGCGAACTGGCCGCCGACGTTGATTCGCCGGTGCTGATTCTGGTGACCCACCACGTGGAGGAGATCCCGCCCGGGTTCACCGATGCGCTGCTGTTGCGGGAGGGGAAAACCGTGGCTGCGGGACAGCTGGAGGCAGTGATGACTCCGCAGAATCTCTCCGCCACCTTCGGGCTCGACCTGGTCGTGGAACGGCACGGGGCGCGCTGGAGCGCCCGCGCGCTCGCCTCTGCCAGCGGAGCCAATCACGCCGCGCACCGAACCAGGTGGTGA
- a CDS encoding GNAT family N-acetyltransferase — protein sequence MPENPWLQIPTLTGERALLRGYQDQDLDALMEIVTDPDVNRLTGSVHSTAGAASATADREQLQQWYSTRAEQSGRLDLMIVDRDGPGGPDSPCVGEVVLNQWDEENESCNIRILIGPAGRDRGLGSESMRLMVDHAFTHLPLHRIALGVFTFNPRAQRVYEKAGFVVEGRERDALRFDAGWVDQVMMSLLRPEWQAAR from the coding sequence ATGCCTGAGAACCCCTGGCTTCAGATCCCGACCCTGACCGGCGAACGGGCGCTGCTGCGTGGGTACCAGGATCAGGACCTGGACGCACTCATGGAGATCGTCACCGACCCTGACGTGAACCGGCTCACCGGAAGCGTGCACTCCACGGCCGGGGCCGCCTCGGCCACCGCCGACCGGGAGCAGTTGCAGCAGTGGTACTCCACGCGCGCCGAGCAATCCGGGCGCTTGGATCTGATGATCGTGGACCGAGATGGGCCAGGTGGGCCGGATTCACCGTGCGTCGGTGAAGTGGTGCTGAACCAGTGGGACGAGGAGAACGAATCCTGCAACATCCGCATCTTGATTGGTCCGGCCGGGCGCGACCGCGGGCTCGGCAGCGAGTCGATGCGCCTGATGGTCGATCACGCCTTCACGCACCTGCCGCTGCACCGGATCGCGCTCGGAGTGTTCACCTTCAACCCGCGCGCTCAACGGGTCTACGAGAAGGCCGGCTTCGTGGTGGAGGGCAGGGAGCGGGACGCACTGCGTTTCGATGCGGGGTGGGTGGATCAGGTGATGATGTCGCTGCTCAGACCGGAGTGGCAGGCGGCACGCTGA